The stretch of DNA CTATACTGACGCTTAAACTATTCCACAGAGACTTAAATGTATATTATTTCATGCAAATGCACAAACACATTGATCAATGCAGGCGAGCAGCACTCCATTGTAGTCCGTGTTCTAAACGGCACActcttccctatacagtgcacttaTAATAGACTTATAATCAAAGTCGTGCACTaaatagtgaatagggtgtcatttgggacctcGTCTTAAAAGTAGTAATCGCTGAAGAGTTGACAAGTTTAAAATTAAATTCATTTGTACTGTCAGACAGTTCAGTTCAGAGTTTCAATTTTCAACAAAGAGTAAAGTCAAGTAGATCCTTCAACTCCTCCTCTACTTTTCCACTAGCTTACAGTTATTATAAATGTTTTGTTCTGTTATCTCTAACCTAAAAAATATATCATTTTAATAAAAAGCCTTGCAGGAATACTGCTGGTAGTTTCTGTAATGTTTCATGTTCACCCTCCTTCCACATTTATTCAATCAAAAAGTCATCAGTCAGGTgagtcagtggtggtcaggtaagtcagtggtggtcaggtaagtcagtggtggtcaggtgagtcagtggtggtcaggtaagtcagtggtggtcaggtaagtcagtggtggtcaggtaagtcagtggtggtcaggtgagtcagtggtggtcaggtaagtcagtggtggtcaggtaagtcagtggtggtcaggtgagtcagtggtggtcaggtaagtcagtggtggtcaggtaagtcagtggtggtcaggtaagtcagtggtggtcaggtaagtcagtggtggtcaggtaagtcagtggtggtcaggtaagtcagtggtggtcaggtaagtcagtggtggtcaggtaagtcagtggtggtcaggtaagtcagtggtggtcaggtgagtcagtggtggtcaggtaagtcagtggtggtcaggtaagtcagtggtggtcaggtgagtcagtggtggtcaggtaagtcagtggtggtcaggtaagtcagtggtggtcaggtaagtcagtggtggtcaggtaagtcagtggtggtcaggtaagtcagtggtggtcaggtgagtcagtggtggtcaggtaagtcagtggtggtcaggtaagtcagtggtggtcaggtgagtcagtggtggtcaggtaagtcagtggtggtcaggtaagtcagtggtggtcaggtaagtcagtggtggtcaggtaagtcagtggtggtcaggtaagtcagtggtggtcaggtgagtcagtggtggtcaggtaagtcagtggtggtcaggtgagtcagtggtggtcaggtaagtcagtggtggtcaggtaagtcagtggtggtcaggtaagtcagtggtggtcaggtaagtcagtggtggtcaggtaagtcagtggtggtcaggtaagtcagtggtggtcaggtaagtcagtggtggtcaggtgAGTCAGTGGCGGTCAGgtaagtcagtggtggtcaggtaagtcagtggtggtcaggtaagtcagtggtggtcaggtaagCCTGATGGAGAGTTCCATCAATCAGAGGTTTTAGAAGCTGAAGAGTTTGTCTGTGTTGCCAGATCTGTGTGTTTGGAATATTTAAGCGTCTTGCTGAACACTGGCTGTAATTCAAAAATCTTCAAGATCATCTGCTTTCACAGTTGATCAGTATCAATTGATTGTGAGGCCTAATCCAATCCGAATCCAATCAATTAGTCAAATCTCCCCATCTAAGTCAGTGCCATGTCTCAGTTCTccaaaatcaccctgattaacagTATCACCAATCACAGGCCTCAGTTGAAGAGTGTGTCTGCATTGGCTGTTTCAGGTCTGTGTGTTTAAAAGTCTCGTCACAAAATCAAAAATGAAACAAATCCAGCATTTGAAGAGTACGTAGACTTGCAGTTTGGCTGCTTCACCTGTTGGAGGTCGCAATCTGCTGGGTCCCATCCCCAGGCCCCAGTTCCAGTCACACCCTCAGTCCCAGTCTTGTCCAGCCCCAGTCTTGTCCCAGTCTTGTTCCAGTCCCAGTCTTGGCCCAGCCCCAGTcttgtcccagtcccagtcttgtcccagtcccagtcttgTCCCAGCCCCAGTCTTGGCCCAGCCCTAGTCTTATCCCAGTcttgtcccagtcccagtcttgtcccagtcccagtcttgTTCCAGCCCCAGTCTTGTCCCAGTCTTGTTCCAGTCCCAGTCTTGTCCCAGTTTTGTGGTGTGGTGTCAGATATTAGTGGTAATATAATGTGTGGTGTCAGATATGAGTGGTAAtagagtgtgtggtgtggtgtcagATTTAGTGGTAAtagtgagtgtggtgtcagatatTAGTGgtaatagagtgtgtgtgtggtgtcagataTTAGTGGTAATAGAATGTGCATGGTGTCAGATGTTAGTGGTAATAGAGTGCATGGTGTCAGATTTGAGTGGTAATAGAATGTGTGGTGTCAGATATGAGTGGTAAtagagtgtgtggtgtggtgtcagATTTAGTGGTAATagagagtgtggtgtcagatatTAGTGGTAAtagagtgtgtggtgtggtgtcagATATTAGTGGGAATAGAATGTGTGGTGTCAGATGTTAGTGGTAATAGAGTGTGTGGTGTCAGATTTGAGTGGTAATAGAATGTGTGGTGTCAGATATGAGTGGTAAtagagtgtgtggtgtggtgtcagATTTAGTGGTAATagagagtgtggtgtcagatatTAGTGGTAAtagagtgtgtggtgtggtgtcagATATTAGTGGGAATAGAATGTGTGGTGTCAGATGTTAGTGGTAATAGAGTGTGTGGTGTCAGATTTGAGTGGTAATAGAATGTGTGGTCAGATAAGAGTGGTAAtagagtgtgtggtgtggtgtcagATTTAGTGGTAATagagagtgtggtgtcagatatTCGTGGTAATAGAGTGCGTGGTGTCAGATATTAGTGGTAATAGAGTGCATGGTGTCAGATATTAGTGGTAGAGTGCATGGTGTCAGATATTAGTGGTAATAGAATGTGTGGTGTCAGATATGAGTGGTAAtagagtgtgtggtgtggtgtcagATTTAGTGGTAATagagagtgtggtgtcagatgtTAGTGGTAATagagtgtgtggtgtggggtCAGATATTAGTGGGAATAGAATGTGTGGTGTCAGATGTTAGTGGTAATAGGATGTGTGGTGTCAAATTTTAGTTGTAATAGAGTGTGTGGTGTCAGATATTAGTGGTAAtagagtgtgtggtgtggtgtcagATATTAGTGGTAATAGAATATGTGGAGTCAGATATTAGTGGTAATAGAATGTGTGGAGTCAGATATTAGTGGTAGTAGAATGTGTGGTATCAGATTAGAGTGGTAATCGAATGTGTGGTGACAGATATTGGTGGTAATAGAATGTGTGGTGTCAGATATTAGTGGTAATAGAGGGTGTGGTGTCAGATATTAGTGGTAATATAATGTGTGGTGTCAGATATTAGTGGTAATAGAGTGTGTGGTGTCAGATATTAGTGGTAATAGAGTGTGTAGTTGAGAAGTTCTCCATTCGGATGCGCACCACCTTCTCCTGTGGGGGTGGAGGGTAGAGAAACCGACAGGTGAACACCTGGCGACAGGCCTTCCGGAAGTTCTCTGACAGAAAGGCGTACAGGATGGGGTTGATGCAGGAGTTCCCGTACGCCAGGCAGTGGGAGATGATCCGTAACGCGAAGGAGGCGTCGTTGAGCGGgaacactccaaactccacccaCATGGCGATGATGTGATGAGGCATCCAACAGGTCAGGAAGGCTGCGACCACCAGGAGGACCGTCTGGgctgtctggaggaggaggaggagggggggggggaggaggaggtgggaggaggagaggagaggggagagggggatgaggaggaggagggagggggaaggggaggagggagggaggaggaggtgggaggagagggggagagagggaggaggaggtgggaggagagggggagagagggaggaggaggagaggagaggggagagagggaggggggggaggagggaggggagggagggaggagagaggggagaggggggaggaggagaggggaggggaggaggagggagaggggagggaggaggagatggatgtTTATTAATGTGCTCCGATGAAGACTGTTTTCCCTAGGCAGACAGTTAGAAGTAATACGAGAGGTTAACTACAAGCTGTGACTGATTACAGAGTCCCGCGTCACCCGGGGACTCACAGTATCTGATATTCGAGAGAGTCTGATCAGGAGAGAGAACTGGCAACAATGTGCCTCATCAAACAATAGAAAAGCTGCCTCACAACCTCCCCAATTCATCATTGAGAAGGTACCGTATGAGAGCTCTGTATCTGTAAAGGATATGTCTGCTTCAATGGGAAGTTTGCTGGTGAAATGTAATTGTTTAATTTCTAAAGAGCCACTCAGATTCATTTCAATATTAACTGTGTGTATGTAATGCCTAGGGGCCAGAGGCTTTCAACCAAATCATAATCCTACACATCTGATATTAGCAATACACTCAGTTTGAttagggttcttcagctgtcccacaTATGAGAACCTTTTTTGGtgtccaggtagaactcttttgggttccaggcagaaccctttttggcgcccaggtagaacccttttgggttccaccctctgtggaaagggttctacatagggttctacatggacACCATAAAGTGTTCTACGCAGAACCAAacagggttatcctatgggggacaaccaaagaaccctttcaggttctagatagcacctttttaaCTAAGAGTGTATTAGAACTGGTACTTTGCATATTGTAGTGTATTCCAGGAGTAGCCTTGACCGGGACGCGAACCCAGGTCCAGGGGTAGCTTTGACCGGGACACGAACCCGGGTCCAGGGGTAGCTTTGACCGGGACACGAACCCAGGTCCAGGGGTAGCCTTGACCGGGACACGAACCCGGGTCCAGGGGTAGCTTTGACCGGGACGCCAACCCAGGTCCAGGGGTAGCTTTGACCGGGACGCCAACCCAGGTCCAGCCAACACCTCAGCCATTACGCCAAGAGGTCCAAACCTCTTTACAAGGTCGTGAGGTGTTAAGTTAAGGTCACTACAATATTTTGACTCCACAGTACTCACTGTAGTCAGGGTAACTGGTAGTATCAGCGACAATTCTCAATTCTGCCCTCGCACTCTTCCAGCGCCCATCCATTCCCTCCATAGACACACGTTAGAGCAGGGTTACAGGTGGGTTCAGTCTACTTCACAGGTTCACTCTGTAGCAAACAGAACAAAGCTAACTATGCAATTTACTGCTAGTCCTGGGCAACGCTGCTACTGCCGGGCTAATTGACTGGTAATTATGGTGATCTTCCTCTGGCACTAAGCAGCACGAAGAACTACAACACTGCTGACACAAAGAACTACAACACTGCTGACACAAAGAACTACAACCCTGCTGACACAGAGAACTACAACCCTGCTGACACAAAGAACTACAACACTGCTGACACCTACAACACTGCTGACACAAAGAACTACAACACTGCTGACACAAAGAACTACAACCCTGCTGACACAGAGAACTACAACCCTGCTGACACAAAGAACTACAACACTGCTGACACCTACAACACTGCTGACACAAAGAACTACAACACTGCTGACACAAGGAACTACAACCCTGCAGACACAAAGAACTACAACACTGCTGACACAAAGAACTACAACACTGCTGACACAAGGAACTACAACCCTGCTGACACAAAGA from Oncorhynchus tshawytscha isolate Ot180627B unplaced genomic scaffold, Otsh_v2.0 Un_contig_2452_pilon_pilon, whole genome shotgun sequence encodes:
- the LOC121842595 gene encoding galanin receptor type 1-like, which gives rise to MCSDCYVDDAFPFPLQVLFHLHKKMKNMSKKSERSKRKTAQTVLLVVAAFLTCWMPHHIIAMWVEFGVFPLNDASFALRIISHCLAYGNSCINPILYAFLSENFRKACRQVFTCRFLYPPPPQEKVVRIRMENFSTTHSITTNI